A region from the Streptomyces lydicus genome encodes:
- a CDS encoding MerR family transcriptional regulator has product MRIGELARLIGVSTRAVRHYHHLGLLPEPERRANGYREYGLRDAVALARVRRLTELGLGLDEVRDVLADDAGRELHEVLAELDADLARQEEEIRSRRARLAAVRRQADQHGGLPAEGPVSDELAALFAEMARASAAHPGPEPAMAAKEREVLALLESTGEAEGNKRMVELLGEAVAAPGAMQQMYEVYGLLDALVEAAADDPRVEAAARALADCIPPAVVAQTGREQWEQAAGAGAEAGDSFLTAYYEHVAPAQAQAVRRAIRLVAERAR; this is encoded by the coding sequence ATGAGAATCGGAGAGCTCGCACGTCTGATCGGCGTCAGCACCCGTGCCGTACGCCACTACCACCACCTCGGGCTGCTGCCCGAGCCGGAACGCCGCGCCAACGGCTACCGGGAGTACGGGCTGCGGGACGCGGTCGCGCTCGCCCGGGTGCGCCGGCTGACGGAGTTGGGGCTGGGGCTGGACGAGGTGCGGGACGTCCTCGCCGATGACGCGGGGCGTGAGCTGCACGAGGTGCTGGCCGAGCTGGACGCGGATCTGGCCCGCCAGGAGGAGGAGATCCGGTCGCGGCGGGCCCGGCTGGCGGCGGTGCGGCGGCAGGCGGACCAGCACGGCGGGCTGCCCGCGGAGGGGCCGGTGTCGGACGAACTGGCGGCGCTCTTCGCGGAGATGGCCCGTGCTTCCGCCGCGCACCCGGGGCCGGAGCCCGCGATGGCGGCGAAGGAACGGGAGGTGCTGGCGCTGCTCGAATCGACGGGCGAGGCGGAGGGGAACAAGCGGATGGTGGAGCTGCTGGGGGAGGCGGTCGCGGCGCCCGGGGCGATGCAGCAGATGTACGAGGTGTACGGCCTGCTCGACGCGCTGGTGGAGGCCGCGGCGGACGATCCGCGGGTGGAAGCGGCCGCGCGGGCGCTGGCGGACTGCATTCCGCCGGCGGTGGTCGCCCAGACCGGCAGGGAGCAATGGGAGCAGGCAGCCGGGGCGGGCGCGGAGGCCGGCGACAGCTTCCTGACGGCGTACTACGAGCATGTCGCGCCCGCGCAGGCCCAGGCCGTACGCCGGGCGATCCGGCTCGTCGCGGAGCGTGCGCGGTGA
- a CDS encoding LuxR C-terminal-related transcriptional regulator: MYRFLAEVPEGIPTHEARTRTRMSHECLDQAIDQLMTLRLLCRSSWEKGTLRALSPESARVQFVWPIVRELTRRQREVEAIREVYSELSQVYESATLHEAGSSPLEIIPDLPSVRRALTQLAAEATEEVITAQPGGARPAEALTESLERTDELLDRGVRLRTLYQHTARFSPATAEFVHHVTGRGAEVRTRSDGFMKLLLFDGKVAVTSLRDDRHGALIVRDPHVVAFMRSAFEPAWSTAIPFPCRYDPATADQVLDDIKTTIAHLLTEGLEDKVIARRLGMSLRTCQRHVSDLMRRLGARNRLHLGYLLHSHQIRERGVVPRISSQIDTGS, from the coding sequence GTGTACCGGTTCCTGGCCGAGGTCCCCGAAGGCATCCCGACCCATGAGGCGCGTACGCGGACGCGGATGTCCCACGAATGCCTGGACCAGGCGATCGACCAGCTGATGACGCTCAGGCTGCTGTGCAGGTCCTCGTGGGAGAAGGGCACCCTGCGGGCTCTCTCGCCCGAAAGCGCCAGGGTGCAGTTCGTCTGGCCGATCGTCAGAGAACTCACCCGTCGTCAGCGTGAGGTGGAGGCCATCCGGGAGGTGTACTCCGAACTCTCGCAGGTCTACGAGAGCGCCACGCTGCACGAGGCCGGGTCGAGCCCCCTGGAGATCATCCCGGATCTTCCCTCGGTCCGCCGGGCCCTCACCCAGCTCGCCGCCGAGGCCACCGAAGAAGTGATCACCGCTCAGCCGGGCGGAGCGCGGCCCGCCGAAGCGCTCACGGAATCGCTGGAGCGCACCGACGAGTTACTGGACCGGGGCGTGCGGCTGCGGACCCTCTACCAGCACACCGCGCGATTCAGCCCCGCGACCGCGGAGTTCGTCCACCACGTCACCGGACGGGGAGCCGAAGTCCGCACCCGCAGCGACGGATTCATGAAGCTGCTCCTCTTCGACGGCAAGGTGGCGGTGACCTCTCTGCGCGACGACCGGCACGGCGCACTGATCGTCCGGGATCCCCACGTGGTCGCTTTCATGCGGTCCGCATTCGAACCGGCCTGGAGCACAGCCATCCCCTTCCCCTGCCGGTACGACCCGGCGACCGCCGACCAAGTCCTCGACGACATCAAGACCACGATCGCCCACCTGCTGACAGAGGGCCTCGAGGACAAGGTCATCGCCCGCCGGCTGGGCATGTCCTTACGGACCTGCCAGCGTCATGTCTCGGACCTCATGCGAAGGCTGGGAGCAAGAAACCGGCTGCACCTCGGCTACCTCCTGCACTCCCACCAGATACGGGAACGAGGCGTGGTGCCGCGGATCTCCTCACAGATCGACACCGGCAGCTGA